From the genome of Corallococcus macrosporus DSM 14697:
CGTGAGCAGGGCTTCCTGGCGGTGCGGGGCAACCATGACGCCCACGTGCTGCGCTGGCACGCCGGCCGGGGGCCACGCGGCAAGAAGCTGAAGCCCGAGCATCAACACGTCCTGGACACGCTGACGCCCGAGGACTGGGCCTGGCTGGAGTCCCAGCCGCTGTACCGCTGCTTCCCGGAGCTGAACGTGGTGGCCGTGCACGGCGGCCTGGTGCCGGGGGTGCCGCTGGAGGCCCAGAAGGAAGACGAGCTGCTCAACCTCCGCAGCATCATGAAGGACGGGACGCCGTCGAAGCGGGTGGACGCGGGCGCGCCGTGGGCCAGCCTGTGGCAGGGGCCGGAGCTGGTCATCTTCGGCCATGACGCCATGCGCGGCCTCCAGCGCTACCCCCACGCGGTGGGGCTCGACTCCGGCTGCGTGTACGGCGGCAAGCTCTCCGCCTACGTGATGCCGGAGGGCCGCCTCGTGTCCGTCCTGGCGAAGCGCGCCTACGTGGACGTGGACGCCTCCTAGCGGGAAGCGTCCACCGCGCGGGCACGCCGTCAGTCCGCCGGGGGCCGCACCACCAGCACGGGCCGGTCCGTGCGCAGCAGCAGCGACTGCGTCACCGAGCCCAGCACCGCGCGCTTCAAGCCGGACCGCCCATGCGTTCCCATGACGATGGCGCTCACGCCCAGCCGCTCCGCCGTCTGCGCGAGCGTGGCCACCACGTCCTTGCCACCGGGGATGACCTCCAGCCGCGCGTGCCGGTCCTTCGCGCCCTTGGGGACGAGCGTCGAGAGCTGCTCGCGCATCCGGGCCTCCTCCTCGAGTGACGGCTTCGACTCGGTGGCATGCACCAGGTGCACGGTGCCGCCCGGGGCCGCCAGCGCGAAGGCATGGGCCACCGCGCGGTTGCCCGTCTCCGAGAAGTCCGTGGCCACCATCACCTCGCGGTACTCCGGCAGCGGCGTCTCCGCGCCCACCGCCATCGCCTGCACGGGCACGCACACCACGGACATGCGCGCCAGCCGCAGCGCATGGCGCGACACGCTCCACAGCCGTCCCAGCGCGCGCCGGTGGTGCGTGCCCACCACCAGCAGGTCCACGCGCTCCTGGTCCGCCAGCTCCACCAGGTGGTCGGCGATGCGCCCCACGCCCGCCTCCACGCGGGAGCGCACGGGTGTCCCGCCCTGCGCCAGCGGGGCCAACAGCTCCGCGCTCTCGCGCTCCAGCGCCTGCTGCAGCTCGGGCGGGGCCTCGCCGTAGGCCAGGGCCTGCCGCATCCCCAGGCGACGGGCCTCCTCCTCGGGCCAGTACACGCGTCCGCCCACCACCTCCACGCGGCCGCCCTTGCTCAGCGTCAACACCCAGTCCCGCGCGGCCTCGAAGGGCAGCGAGCGGTCCACGCCCAGCAAGACCTTGAGGGGCTGCTCCCCCCGAGCCCACGCCTCCAGCGGCGCCGGGTCCCTCAGGGCGAGCAGCGGCACCGTCAGCGACTGCGCCATCCGGTCCACCGTGCCGCCCTCACCGCCGAAGGGCGACTCATCCCCGCCCCGCGACGCCACCACCAGCGAGGCCCCCTGCTCCCGGCAGAACTGGTCCACCATCACCGCGGGCTCGCCCTGGAGGAGCACCGGCTGCACCTTCGCGCCCAGCTTCTCCAGGCGCTTCGTCTCGTCGCTCAGCACCGCCTCGGCGGAGCCCAGCAGGGCCTTGCCGAAGGCGCGCACGGAGTCGGAGTTGAGGACATGGACCAGCCACAGGGACGTGCCGGCCTTGCGGGCCAGCTCCGCGGCCAGCGTGGAGGCGCGGCGCGCGGAATCAGAGAAGTTGGTGGCGCAGACAATGGACATGGCAGCTCCCGGTTCGGATGGGGCGTGGCGTGGGAATCAACGCGCGCGGAGCACCTGCTCGGCGCGCACCTCGTTCAGCAGGGGCTCGCCCCGCTCGAAGGCCTTGATGCTCGCCAGCGTCGTCTCGGCGATGTTGGCGAGCGCCTCATGCGTGAGGAAGGCCTGATGCGACGTGATGAGCACGTTCGGAAAGGTCAGCAGCCGCGCCAGCACGTCGTCCTGGAGCACCTGCCCGGAGAGGTCCTGGAAGAAGACGCCCTCCTCTTCTTCATACACATCCAACCCGGCGCCGCCGACGTGGCCGGCCTTGAGCGCGGCGACCAGGGCCCTGCTGTCGATGAGCGCGCCGCGGCCCGTGTTGATGAGCAGCACGCCGCGCTTCATCCGCGCCAGCGCCGCCGCGTCCACCAGGTGCCGCGTGCCCGGCGTCAGCGGGACGTGCAGGGAGAGGACGTCCGACTCGGCGAAGAGCGTGTCCAGCGCGGCGTAGCGCACGCCCAGCTCGCGCTCGAAGGCCGCGTCCGGCGCCACGTCGTAGCAGAGCACGTCGCAGCCGAAGCCCTTGAAGATGCGCGCCGCCACCCGGCCGATGCGGCCCGTGCCCACGATGCCCACCGTCTTGCCGGCCAGGTCGAAGCCCACCAGCCCGTCGAGCGAGAAGTTCCAGTCCCGCACGCGCGAGAAGGCGCGCGGGATGTGGCGGTTGAGGGACAGCACCAGCGCCACCGCGTGCTCGGCCACCGCGTGCGGTGAGTACTCCGGCACGCGCGTGACGCGCAGGCCCAGCCGCCGCGCCGCCTCCAGGTCCACGTGGTTGTAGCCCGCCGAGCGCGCCGCCACGAGCCGCACCCCGCCTTCGCGCAGCACCTCCAGCGTGGCCGCGTCCACCTTGTCGTTGACGAAGGAGCACACCGCGGGGAACCCCTCCGCCAGCGGCGCCGTCTGGCGCGTCAGGCGCGGCTCGAAGTAGGTGAGCGCATGTCCAAAACGCGCGTTGGCGGCCTCCAGCGCGTCCCGGTCGTATCGGTGTGTGTCGAAGACGGCCACCCGCATGTCTGCTCCCCTGCTCGACGAGTCCGTTCCCGCCGCGTACGGCCAGCGTCAATGCAAGGCCTGCTCCATGCAGCCCCCCCAGCCATCGGAGCTCGACAGCCGCGCAAAAGATGCGCAGCCAGGGGGTGGGAGGCAAAAGCTGCGCGCGCAGCGGACGCCCGCTCGCCAGGCAGCGGGGAGCGCGCGCCAGGGCCAGGGCCTAGCTTGAGTCCGAGGCGCCATCCCCTTCGAGCGGAGCCCCCGAACATGGACTGGCCGGAAGACACCGCGCTGCTGACGGACCTCTACCAACTGACGATGACGGAGGCCTACCTCGAGGAGGGCATGTGGGACGAGGCCGTGTTCAGCCTCTTCGCGCGCAGGCTCCCGCCCCGGCGCAACTACCTGCTGGCGGCGGGGCTCGACGATGCGCTCAAGTACCTGGAGCACCTGCGCTTCGGCGCGGAGGCGCTGGACTGGCTGGCCGCGCAAGGGCGCTTCTCGGACCGGCTGCTCGGCTGGCTCGAACGCTTCCGCTTCAGCGGTGACGTGGACGCCGTCGCGGAGGGCACGCCGGTGTTCCCCGAGGAGCCGCTGCTGGAGGTGCGCGCCCCGCTGCCGGAGGCGCAGCTCGTGGAGACGTACCTCCTCAACCAGGTGCACTTCCAGACGACGGTGGCCTCCAAGGCCGCGCGCGTGGTGACGGCCGCCGCGGGGCGCCACGTCATGGAGTTCGGCCTGCGGCGCCACCACGGCACGGACGCCGGGCTGAAGGTGGCGCGCGCGGCGTACCTGGCGGGCGTGGACTCCACCTCCAACGTGCTGGCGGGGAAGCGGTATGGGATTCCGCTCGCGGGCACCATGGCGCACAGCTACGTGCAGGCGCACGACGACGAGCTGGAGGCCTTCCGCGCCTTCACGCGCGTCCACCCGGACGCCACGCTGCTGGTGGACACCTACGACACGCTGCGCGGCGTGCAGCATGTCATCCGGCTGGCGCGGGAGCTGGGCGAGGACTTCCAGGTGAGCTCCATCCGCCTGGACTCGGGGGACTTGCTCGCGCTGTCGAAGGCGGCGCGGGAGCTGCTCGACGAGGCCGGACTGGAGCAGGTGCGCGTGTACGCGAGCGGCGGGCTGGACGAGGACGCGGTGGCGCGGCTGGTGGCGTACGGGGCCCCCATCGACAGCTTCGGCGTGGGCACGGCCATGGGCGTGTCGTCGGACGCGCCCGCGTTGGACATGGCCTACAAGCTGGTGGCGTACGCGGGGCGTCCCCGGGTGAAGCTGTCCTCGGGGAAGCTGCTGCTCCCGGGCGCGAAGCAGGTCTACCGGCGGGAGGTGGACGGCGTGGCGCGCGGCGACGTGCTCACGTGCAGGGGAGACGTGGCCCCCGGGCGGCCCTTGCTCCAACCCGTGATGCGAGGAGGACAGCGGCTGCCCGGCGCGTCCCCCACGCTCGAGGACCTCCGCGAATACGCGCGCCGCGAAGTGTCACGGCTGCCGCCGGAGATTCGCGCCCTGGCCCCCGCCCGGCCGCCCTACCCCATGGAATTGGGACAGGCGTTGCAGCGGGCCCGCGAGCACGAAGTGGAGCTGTGGTCCGTGGCGACGTGAGCGTGCCTTCTACGCTGGCCGACCAGACGAGGCAGCGTCTCAGCACGGAGGGGTCAAGGGGCTGCGCGTCCGCCGATCTCCGGGAAGCGCTCGTAGGCCCGTTTGAGCGCGTCCAGATGCGCGGGGTTTTCCAGGTCAAGCGGCGCATCCGTGAGCTGCACGACCCACCCGCCCGAGGCCGTGCGCCGCGCGCGTGAGAGCAGGTCCGCATCCCGGGCCGGGTCCGGGAATCCGATGGCCTTCGCGGCAGCGGCAGACCAGTAGTTCAGCCACCCAAGGTAATAGGGAATCTCGGGCGAGCGGAGGTGCTGGAAGAGTTTCAGGGCAGGCAGCCCCCGGCGCGGGGACGGCGGCCCTTGCAGCGTGGGTGCGGTCTGATACGCGATGTCCACCGCGGCGTCGTGCGGCGTCGCACGTCCCCAGAAGGCGCGCGCCCCCTCCGCCACGGATTCAAGCAGAGCCGCCGCTGCGGCGATGACGGGCTCGTCCAGTGGCATTTTCGCGTGGACTTCAAACTGGGGCTGACCGCCTGGGCTCAGGCAACCCGGATTTTCACATCCAGAAACTGTCACGGGATGATTCGCGTCCCCGTTGCACACAATAGGGAATTCCCCGTCCGCAATACTCCCTACCACCCATGCGTCGCGCTGTGGCAATGGGATGGGGCGCCCTCCCGCGGAGAGCCTCCATTCCAGACGCAAGCCAGGGAGCGCCTTTTCCAAGCCATGGATGACGTCGGTCGTGCGCCCGTCTTTGCCCACGAGCGCAGGGGCGTAGGTGATAAGATCGAGAGTTCTTCGCTGAGTCATCGCGTGCATCCCGTGACGACGATATTAAGGAACGGCGCCTCTCGCAGCAGAGCGTCTTTGTGCGCTTGGGTGCTCACCCCGATGACGAAGTCATATCCACAAGCAACGGCGATGGCGTGCTCCTTTCTGACCTGCTTGAGTTCCTTCCTGATCTCTATTTCCCGGACAAAGGCATTGTACCTATCAAACCGATGGGTCTTGATCTCCCACAGCACGCGCCCACCGGCTTGCAGCGCATCGAAGCGTATTCCGCCTACGCTGACGTCCATTCCAGGATAACGGTTCGGCGGAAACATGTCGGCGCACTCGTTGTGCGGGGCGTCCTTGGATGCGCGCGGCACCGGGATGGGCCTGCACTCCGGGCGGCGTTCTCGCTCCAAGGGCTCGGCCGGCACCGGAGGGAACCAGTCCTGCGCTGATGGCTCGGGAGTGGGCTCGCGGCGCACCAGACGTTCCTGTGCATTGGATGGCCGCGTTTGAGCCTCGCGCCTGGCTCGCTCTCGCGAAGCCCGCCGATGTGCATCCAACTCCTCTTTGATGGCGACCGCCACCGCGACCGTGCCTGCGACAATCACGGCCCCAATAACTATCTCGGGTGCTATCAGGATGCAGACACCCAATCCAATCGCCGCAGCGCCCGCGGAGGCGACGGCGCATCTTCCCGTGACATCGCGAAACTCGATCCGGTCATGGTCGAGCGCGTGATAGCACCGCTCCACAAGCACGGCCCATTCGTTGGAAGCCTCCCGCACCACGCATCGTCCCCCGTCCGCCCACGGCAGCGTCGCCGCCCGTTGGAGGTTGGCGACCCTCTGGCTCCGAGCCGCTCGTCCTTGTGGGTTCGAGGACGACGTAGCGCAAGCTGAGAGAAAGAGCAGCAGTGCGACGCAGGCGCGAAGTCGCATGGTCACGTCCTTTCAATCAGGCCAGGGGGCAAGGTGGGCCAGCGCTGGAGGATGCCAGCACGCTCTGACGGATACGGCGCGGCACCGCATACCCCGCGAAGGCCCCTCATCAGCGCGCGCCCTCACGCCGGGCTCGGCTCCGTGGTGATGGCGTCCTCGTGCGGCGCCCCCCATGCGCCCTCCTCCTCACCAGCCAGCGCCTCGCCGGCCTCCCGCAGCGCCGTCTGGATTTCCCGCGTCGCAGTCCGGGCGGTGTAGCTCCCATGCGTCCGCAGCGCCTGGGCCAGGTCGTCCTGGAGCGTCAGCGCGGAGGCATACCGCTCCGACGGCGCGCGCCGCAGCAGTTTGTGGAAGATGGCCCGGACAGGCTCGGACAGCGACCGCGTCGCCGCCACCACGTCCGCGTGGGAGAGGGTGGCCGCCCGTACAATGGTCTCCTCCGGATCCACCCCCGCCCAGGCGCTCCGCGTCCGGTCGATGAGCGCGCGCAGCGCCTCCGCCTCGCCCTCGGGCACCAACGCCCACAAGTCCTGGAGCAACATCCGGTAGGCGCTGAGCAGGTGCGTCCCGGTGGCGAACTCCAGCAACACCAGCCCCAGGGCGAAGAGGTCCGAGCGCCCATCCTCGGGCTGACCCAGCAGCGCCTCGGGCGAGGCCCAGTAGACCTCTCCCCGAGCGCCGGGGCGGCGCGTGGAGCGTGTTCCTGGCAGCCGCGCGGACGCGAGGCCGAAGTCCATCAGCTTCACCTGCCCATCCAGCCCCACGCGGATGCGCCCCGGGTCAATCGCGCGGTGCACGATGCCCAGCGGCGCTCCGGTGGGGCTCCGGCAGGCGTGCGCGTGCGCCAACGCCCCCGCCACCTGGGCGCCCACATACAGCATGAAGGGCTCGGGGAAGGTACGCCCGCGCGCGAAGGCCACTTCGAGCAGGGTGTTGAGCGAGTACCCCGGGACCGCCTCGGTCATCACGAACAGCACACGTCTGGCTTTGTGCATGCCATGGACGCGGGCGATGTTCGGGTGCTTCAGGAAGGACGCCAGCCGGACCTCCTCCTCCAGCCGCTCGCGCGCCTCCTTCATGGGCGCCGAGGCGTTGGACAGGGGCAGCGCCTTGAGGAGGACACGGGCGGCGCGCCCATCCTTCACGCGCTTGTGGGCCAGCAGCAGCCGCTCACCATGAGGCCCCGCGCCCAGGTCCTCCACCAACTCGTACAGGGCCCCCTTGCGAGCGAAGAGCACCGTCCCCTTGGGGAAGGTCTGGGAACGAGAGAAGAGCATGGGCAGTCTCCATCCTGGCGCGGGCATGGAGGCCGCGCGAAGCCAGACGGAAACCTACCCCCAGGTAGGCTATGAGCGGAAGGACGTGTCAGGTTGAGTGGGCTCGTTTTTGCAACTAAACTACAACAGTCACATTGGCCGGCCATTTCAGCGAATCAACGTCAACGGGCTTTACGCTCCACGCGTGGGGAGCGGCGCGCGAGCGTGCGCTTCAGCGCCCAGGCACCTCCCCATTTGGAACAATCGTCTACGCTCCCGAGAGGGCCCGCGGAGCCGGGGACTTCGACAGCGCCCGCCAGGGCATGCACGAGGTGAGCGCCATCGTAGGGGTACCGCGCTCCCGCCGCCGAAGCTCGCCTCGTCGGTGGTCCGTCAGGGCCACTCGCCATAGATGACGCGCGCGTTCTCCTCGCTTCGCATGCGCGCCGCGCCAGGCCGGGAGCCCGGTGCCTTCGGCGCGCCCCCATTGAGTGACAATGACACGCAGATATTGAACTCATTCCCATCTGGCCTCACCGCCCGGTGGTAGCGCCCCACCACGGTGTCGCCCCCCGTCCACAGCCGACCGTAGAGCCGCGTGCCCGGGCTGAGAATGCCCGCCGACTCGACAGTCTGGGAGACAATCTCCCCGTCCCCGACCACGATGAGGCAGCCCCAGCCGTTGAGGTACTCACGGCCAGCGGCCTCGCAGCCATCCCTACCTATATATGGCTGCGTCACGTCCACTTCGATCCCCGACAATCCCTGACCATCAGCGATTCGATGCCGCTTCATGTCTCGGACGGCGGCCTCGGGGCAGCGCTGGGGGGAGGGCCTCACCTGCTGCGCGGGGCACCCCATGAGGGCGGCGGCCAGGGCCGTCGCTCCGGCGCACTTCGCGAGGAAGGCGCGGCTGTGGGGGCTCCCTGGCGACTTCTCGGCGGCGGGTGACGCGGGCAACGGGCGATTGGAGGCGCTCACGGAGGGATTTTCCTTCACGACAGAGGACGACTGGGGCGAAGACGCTACCGCACCGGCAGGGGGCGCGGGTGGGGAAGGGGGCAGCGCGCGGGGCCGCGACGCGGGCTTCGCT
Proteins encoded in this window:
- a CDS encoding DUF6310 domain-containing protein, which encodes MRLRACVALLLFLSACATSSSNPQGRAARSQRVANLQRAATLPWADGGRCVVREASNEWAVLVERCYHALDHDRIEFRDVTGRCAVASAGAAAIGLGVCILIAPEIVIGAVIVAGTVAVAVAIKEELDAHRRASRERARREAQTRPSNAQERLVRREPTPEPSAQDWFPPVPAEPLERERRPECRPIPVPRASKDAPHNECADMFPPNRYPGMDVSVGGIRFDALQAGGRVLWEIKTHRFDRYNAFVREIEIRKELKQVRKEHAIAVACGYDFVIGVSTQAHKDALLREAPFLNIVVTGCTR
- a CDS encoding serine/threonine-protein kinase, coding for MLFSRSQTFPKGTVLFARKGALYELVEDLGAGPHGERLLLAHKRVKDGRAARVLLKALPLSNASAPMKEARERLEEEVRLASFLKHPNIARVHGMHKARRVLFVMTEAVPGYSLNTLLEVAFARGRTFPEPFMLYVGAQVAGALAHAHACRSPTGAPLGIVHRAIDPGRIRVGLDGQVKLMDFGLASARLPGTRSTRRPGARGEVYWASPEALLGQPEDGRSDLFALGLVLLEFATGTHLLSAYRMLLQDLWALVPEGEAEALRALIDRTRSAWAGVDPEETIVRAATLSHADVVAATRSLSEPVRAIFHKLLRRAPSERYASALTLQDDLAQALRTHGSYTARTATREIQTALREAGEALAGEEEGAWGAPHEDAITTEPSPA
- a CDS encoding 2-hydroxyacid dehydrogenase — translated: MRVAVFDTHRYDRDALEAANARFGHALTYFEPRLTRQTAPLAEGFPAVCSFVNDKVDAATLEVLREGGVRLVAARSAGYNHVDLEAARRLGLRVTRVPEYSPHAVAEHAVALVLSLNRHIPRAFSRVRDWNFSLDGLVGFDLAGKTVGIVGTGRIGRVAARIFKGFGCDVLCYDVAPDAAFERELGVRYAALDTLFAESDVLSLHVPLTPGTRHLVDAAALARMKRGVLLINTGRGALIDSRALVAALKAGHVGGAGLDVYEEEEGVFFQDLSGQVLQDDVLARLLTFPNVLITSHQAFLTHEALANIAETTLASIKAFERGEPLLNEVRAEQVLRAR
- a CDS encoding universal stress protein, producing MSIVCATNFSDSARRASTLAAELARKAGTSLWLVHVLNSDSVRAFGKALLGSAEAVLSDETKRLEKLGAKVQPVLLQGEPAVMVDQFCREQGASLVVASRGGDESPFGGEGGTVDRMAQSLTVPLLALRDPAPLEAWARGEQPLKVLLGVDRSLPFEAARDWVLTLSKGGRVEVVGGRVYWPEEEARRLGMRQALAYGEAPPELQQALERESAELLAPLAQGGTPVRSRVEAGVGRIADHLVELADQERVDLLVVGTHHRRALGRLWSVSRHALRLARMSVVCVPVQAMAVGAETPLPEYREVMVATDFSETGNRAVAHAFALAAPGGTVHLVHATESKPSLEEEARMREQLSTLVPKGAKDRHARLEVIPGGKDVVATLAQTAERLGVSAIVMGTHGRSGLKRAVLGSVTQSLLLRTDRPVLVVRPPAD
- a CDS encoding nicotinate phosphoribosyltransferase, translated to MDWPEDTALLTDLYQLTMTEAYLEEGMWDEAVFSLFARRLPPRRNYLLAAGLDDALKYLEHLRFGAEALDWLAAQGRFSDRLLGWLERFRFSGDVDAVAEGTPVFPEEPLLEVRAPLPEAQLVETYLLNQVHFQTTVASKAARVVTAAAGRHVMEFGLRRHHGTDAGLKVARAAYLAGVDSTSNVLAGKRYGIPLAGTMAHSYVQAHDDELEAFRAFTRVHPDATLLVDTYDTLRGVQHVIRLARELGEDFQVSSIRLDSGDLLALSKAARELLDEAGLEQVRVYASGGLDEDAVARLVAYGAPIDSFGVGTAMGVSSDAPALDMAYKLVAYAGRPRVKLSSGKLLLPGAKQVYRREVDGVARGDVLTCRGDVAPGRPLLQPVMRGGQRLPGASPTLEDLREYARREVSRLPPEIRALAPARPPYPMELGQALQRAREHEVELWSVAT
- a CDS encoding metallophosphoesterase encodes the protein MRTLFIGDVHGCAEELDALLTRCGWRPDDRVVLVGDLVAKGPDSAGVVRRAREQGFLAVRGNHDAHVLRWHAGRGPRGKKLKPEHQHVLDTLTPEDWAWLESQPLYRCFPELNVVAVHGGLVPGVPLEAQKEDELLNLRSIMKDGTPSKRVDAGAPWASLWQGPELVIFGHDAMRGLQRYPHAVGLDSGCVYGGKLSAYVMPEGRLVSVLAKRAYVDVDAS
- a CDS encoding DUF5953 family protein gives rise to the protein MTQRRTLDLITYAPALVGKDGRTTDVIHGLEKALPGLRLEWRLSAGGRPIPLPQRDAWVVGSIADGEFPIVCNGDANHPVTVSGCENPGCLSPGGQPQFEVHAKMPLDEPVIAAAAALLESVAEGARAFWGRATPHDAAVDIAYQTAPTLQGPPSPRRGLPALKLFQHLRSPEIPYYLGWLNYWSAAAAKAIGFPDPARDADLLSRARRTASGGWVVQLTDAPLDLENPAHLDALKRAYERFPEIGGRAAP